TGCGCTCGGCGATGAAGTACGCCTCCTACTCCGACCGCAAGACCATGGCCAAGGACATGAAGCCGATTTACACCGCGGCTACCGTGGCGGCCGCTGAGTTGGCGCTGGAGGCCTTCGCCGAGGGCTGGGGCAGCAAGGCGCCGGGGGCGGTGCTGGCGTGGCGGAACGCGTGGGAAGACTTCATCCCGTTCCTGGCGTTCACCCCCGAGATCCGGAAGGTCATCTACACGACGAACCAGATCGAGTCGATCAACTACCAGCTCCGGAAGATCACCAAGACGAGGGGCTCATTCCCCTCGGACGAGGCGGCGATCAAGCTGGTCTATCTGGGTATCCGGAACATCGAGACCCACCGTGGTGGAAAGCTCGGAACCGGCACCCAGGGATGGCACCAAGCCCTCAACGCCTTCGCCGTCCAGTTCCCCAACCGACTTCCGCTCTGACCACCCGGCAGAGAGGCTGATCGACCGGCCCCTTACACAGAAGATTTGACACCTCCCGGCAGGGCATCAGCCGCTCTGTGTTCTACAAGATCCGCCGCCTGGCGCTCGAGCACGGCCCGGTGGGCGCGACGGAACCTGGCTCTCGACGACCCCACGGCAGCCCAGGCCGCACCGATCCACGCAGGATCGAGCATGCGCTGGCAGTCCGGGAATGGCTCGTCGAGCAAGGGTGGGACGCCGGACCCTTGTCTGTGATCGCGAGGATGCGGCGCCAGAGCCTGAACCCGCCTTCTCGTGCCACTCTCGCAAGAGCCTTCGCCGCGGCGGGAGTGTCCGCCCCGGAACCTCGTAAGCGACCTCGCGCAGCCAACCGGCGGTTTGTCTACCCCGCCCCGAACTGTTGCTGGCAGATCGATGCGTTTGCCTGGTCGCTCGCGGACGGGTCCCCGGTCGTGATCCACCAGGTCATCGATGACAACACGCGGATGGCTCTGGCGACCCTGGCGGCCCTGGGGGAAACCGCGAAGGCCGCGATCCGGGTCGTCTCGGTCGCGATCCGACGATGGGGCGTCCCGCAGCGGCTGCTGTCGGACAACGGAGTGGCGTTCAACCCCACTCGTCGAGGATTCTCCGGCAAGCTCGTCGACTACCTGATCGATCTGGGAGTCAAGCCCATCACCGGGAAGCCCGAGCGCCCCTCCACACAGGGCAAGAACGAGCGGTTCCATCAGACCCTGCAGAAGTGGCTGAACGCGCGCCCGCCCGCCTCGACCCTCGCTGAGCTGCAGGACCTGGTCGACGAGTTCGACGTCTACTACAACCACGAACGTGAACATCAAGCCCTGGACGGCCAGACCCCGGCCGAAGCGTGGGAGAGCACCACCCCGGCCCCTCCGCCGATACCGGAGCCGCGTTTGCCACAAGTTCCACCCTCGGCACGGCTGGCGGCGAACAGTCCCGAAGGCGTGCCGCTACCCGCGAGCAGGACCCCTCTCGCGCTCCACACCAGCGAGGGCGAAGCCGACCTGACGGTGAAAAAGAACGGGCAGATCAAAGCCCTCAGCTGCATGTTCTACATCGCCACGCCCCGGGCAGGACAGGCCGTCCACGTCCTGTGGAACGAGACCACCGTCGAGATCTTCGATCTCGAGGGCGAGTACATCGTCAGCTATCCCCGTCCGGCAACCACGGGAATGTACTACGGGCCCCGCACCCCCGGCGGCACGCGCATGAAGACAGCCGGGAACAATCCTTCGGCCGGCATCACCGGGACCGCAGTACGCCGTGTCTCCAAGGGCGGTTACGTCGGCGTCCTGGCGAGCAAGTTCTACGCCGGCTACAAGCGCAAAGGCGAGCAGATCACCGTCACCTGGGACGCCGAGACCGTGACCCTCACCGACGCGAACGAGACCGCCATCGCCCAGTACCCAAAACCCGAGCATCGCCATGGCTGGCACGGCCCCCACCAGGCAGCTCCGTCCACGAAGTCCTGAGACACCGAACAGTCCACGATGTCCTGAGACATAACTGTCCACGATCTCCCGAGACATCACAGGGACCACCGCACTACACCACTGTGCGGGACTCAACTTAAATCCGCACGCTACGCCCGCCCCGGGACGTCACGATCAGCATCGCCCGGTCCACCGCGCCGCGGGAGGGGCCGGCCAAGCCTTCCTGGCGGCGGAGTGGGGCAACCGGCTTCCGTCGCCCGTACAGGCCCTCTGGCGTCATCTGGACCGCTCCGGTGACCTGGTTGACGGTCCAGGCGAGGTAGCGGATCTTGTCCTCGACCAGGGCGTCTGTGACGGTACGCTCAGCGATGCGTGCTGGTCTCTTCCAGGCTCGGGAGGCTAGTGCAGCGATCTCGAGGCCCTGCTGGCGCAGGACGCGGAGGATCGGCTCGACTGCAAAACCCTCGATGCGCATCTCGTCGATGAACGCGAGGATCAGCGGTTGCGGGGGTCGAGGTCCCCCGCGAAGAAGATTGAGGCCCGACGGAGGATCTCGTTGTCCACCCGTAGCCGTTTGACCTCGCTCTTGAGTCGCTTGACCTCGGCAGACTCTTCACTGCTGACGCCGGGGCGGGATCCTTCGACGACCTCGGCTTGCGCCAGCCAACTCCGCACGGACTCGCGCGAGACGCCCTCTTGACGGGCGACCGTGGCCGTTGCCGCGGTCACGGTGGGGTACTCCTGCTGGTGTTCGCGCACGAGCCGCACGCACCTCGCGCGCAGCTGGGGATCGATCTTCTTCGACATGCTGTCCATCCTCTCGGACTTAGACAGAAGCGGCATCAAACCCGGGATGCTTCAGATCGACCTGGCCGCCTATGAGCAGGCCGCGAAGAACAGGAACGCCCTGACATGACCGCCACCTCACCCGCCCCGAATCCTCCACCAGGCTCAGGACGAGGGTTGGACCCTCACCCACGCCCTGGAGCAGCTGATGGCGATCGAGGTGAGCGCCGCCGAGGAGCGTCGCCTCGGGGCCGGTTCCGGTTTGCGAGCCCGCCCACCGGTGCCTCGCTGGAGAACTTCGACCACGACGCCGCCTCCGGCCTCGACCCCAACCTCCTCGCCGAGCTCGGGGCCTGCCGGTTCCTGGAGAACACGACGAACGTGCTGCTCATCGGCCCGCCCGGAGTAGGCAGGACCCATATCGCCACCGGCCTCGGCCACGCCGCCGTGAATGTTGGCTACCGGGTTTACTTCACCTTCGCGGCTGACCTCGCCGCGATCGAGGGAAAGTGGTCTGCGAAGATGCGGTTCTTCGCCGGCCCGACCCCGCTGATCATCGACGAGCTCGGCTACCTCCTGGGGAAGTTCACCGAGCAACACTGGGGAAAAACAGTCGCGTCAGGGGAATCGCCGACGAAACTCCGCACCTTCCCGTCGATCGGGGCACTGTGAACCAGGCGCGCGCCCGCATCATCGATGCGAGGCAGCGGCAGGCGGAGGATGACCTGGCCCGGATGCTCGAGCACGAGTCTGAGGGGTGGCTGCGTGAAGACGAGCACGAATCGGACGACGTCCACGCCTCCACCCGCAACGCGCGCGACCCCGACCGCAACCGTGGTCGCCGCCGGAGCCGCGCACCATGAGCCGCGGCCCCTCAGGCGGCGGTCGAGGCGGCCTCGGAACGGCTGCCGTCGGCGGAGGTCGCCATGAGCTGGATGCTCCCGCCGGCCGGTACCGCGTGCACGTACAGCCGGTCGCGCCGGGTGCGTCCGAGCCAGGTCCGCTGCTCGCCATCGACGTGGATGAGGTCCCAGAACTCTGCGGCGTCTTGCTGCTCCCAGCCGAACTGCACGGCCCGGGTGTCGCCGTCCGAGGATGCCACCTCACCGCTGAATCCGGTCGGTGCCGCCGGCACGGTGATCTCGGAATTCTTGACCAGCAGGGCCTCGCCGAGGTTCAGCGACAACGCCGCCTCGGAGGAGAGCTTCAGACTCACGCGCGTGACCGTGCGCCGAGTCGCTCGGGGCAGGATCGGTCCTCGGTGCAGCACCCAGCCGCCTTCATCAGGTGCGCCGGGGTGCAGGGCGACCTGCGAGCGGGAGCCGTCGTCGTGGGTGAGCACTACGGCAGCCTTCACAGCCCCTGGCGAGCGGATCCTGGCGGAGGCGAAGGAGCCCGGCCGCAGCGACAGCGCTGTCTTGAACAGATGCAGCTCGACCTCGGTCGCGTCCGAGTCGATGCCCAGCGAGGTGGCGTCCTCCCAGGCAATCGTCTCGTCGAGGAACACCTCGCCCACGGGCAGCTCCGGCTCGGTCCAGTACTGCCAGGTCGGGTTCACCTGGCCGATGCCCGCGTTGTTCCACGGCCGGGTCGAGACCACGCGGCCGTCGAGGCGGAAGTGGCTGCCAACGCCGATGCCGAAGGTTGTGCGGATCGGCAGCGCATCCAGCGTGGATTTCTCGATGATCATGTGGGCGACGCCGTCGTAGCGCTCGGGGTTGAGCACATCGGTACGGCCGTCGGGCGTCGGGTCGATGACCCGGCCGCTGGTGGCCGGGCTGCCCGAGGGGCCGGAGAAGAACTGCTGCTCGAGAGTGCGGAATCTCCGCCGGCCCTCGACGGTGAGCGTGTCCTCCCCCGCCCGGGACCAGTAGGACTGCGAGACGAAATTTGCCATGCTCAGCGGGGGCTCGGCGCCGGGATGGGCGAGGTCGCCGAACACCTCGCGGGGATCGAAGCCGCCCTTCTGGTGCTCGACCCCGGCGAAGCCCACCTGCAGCGGGTCGAACCCGGCCGCGCGCACGGCCTCCGCACTGCCGGACAGGCCCGGGTCGGCCTTCGGCCAGTCGTAATTGATGAAGATCGAATCGGCCAGGCGATCCTTCGGGGTGCCCAGCCATGGCAGGTTCTTCTCGTTGAGGCAGTTCTGGTAGTCCAGCTCGCCGTCGGGCAGCACCGCGTCGTAATAGCACAGGTAGTGGTCGGGATCCTCGGCGCGCAGGTAGCGGAACATCTCGGCGAGCTGTTCGGCGTCTTGGGCGGTGATGGCCGCCTCCTGGTTGATGAAGAAGCCGTCGAAGCCGAAGTAGCGGCGCATCGCGATCATCGCGTCGGCCACCGGGAACGAGCCGTCCTCCCGCTGCTGGACGTAGGCGCCGAACTCGCCCTCGCGCGGCCAGAACCAGCCCCCGATCGCTCTTGCGCCATGCAGGTGCGCCATCTCCACGAACCCAGGGTTGGGCAGGTCGATCAGACCGTAGGGGCCGTCCTCGTAGGTGCTGTCTTCGACCATCTGGCCGTGCCAGCTGCCCCACACGTCGTAGTACGGCCAGAACCGCTGCGTCCACGCGTAGCCCTCAGCACCGTCGATCTGCGCGCGTGGCTGGTAGGAGGAGCCCTCGTAGTCGATCTCGAGCGCCATGTACTGCGTACCCGCGCTGAGGTCAGGGTGGGCCTGGGTGTCCGGATCGTGGGGGATGCGCTCGCGCAGCGGCACGGCGCTGCGGAAGTTCTGGGCGTACTGGATGGTCTCGGGGGTCCAGTCGGCGAGGTCGTCGATCAAGAAGCCGCGGCTGAGCGGGCCCGCGGGAAACCCGGGCTCCGCCTGCGTCATCGCGGGGGCGACGAAGGGCTCGGTGGTGCCGAGAACCGAGCCGGTCTCGGCGCGGGCGGGGGAGGAGGAGCTGTGGGCACCGAGGGCGGCGGCGCCGGCTCCGACGGCACCGACGCGGAGCAGGGTGCGGCGGGATAGAGACGTCATGGTGATCCTCTTCATCGAGCGGTCAGCGTCAACCGATTTACTTAACCGATTTACCCACCGTAATTGTCCGATGCCGGTCTGGCAAGACGAGATGCTCCGTCAGTGGGGACCGGTCCTACCGAGGTGGTCGCGACATCGGCGAAGCGTTCGGGTCGGCCCGCCGACGGCGAGGCCCAGAGCCGTGGAGCGACACGCGCCCGGCGGTCGGACGCCCGGGCGCCCCGGCGCGGGGCGCGCAGGAGGAGATCAGCTGGCGTACGGTTCGTCGCGGTACTGAATCTGGAGACGGAACAACTCGGCCTCGAGCTGGGCCCGGATCGCCGCATGCTCGGGCGAGCGTCCTCAGCGGCGAGCAACCATTTCCTCATCATGTCGCCATTGATCGCGACCGCGCCCCAGTCTCCGCCGCGGGTCGTTCCGCGAGCTTGACCCAGCTCGGTGGCCGGACTGATATGTAGGTGTTTCTGTCAAGGGGGCGGAGTGAAGCGGGGGCATCCACTGGCCGGTGGGTGCCCCCGCTTCGGCGTTCGCGGGGTGCTTCTCGGGTGCCGCGTGTCTGGTCGACGCGTGGTCAGTCTGATATGCGCGGGTCGGGTGCCGCATGACGCTGTTTTCGGTGGGAGGGGCGGAGCTTGTCTGAGCTCGAGCGTGGCCCTGTTGCCGGGGCTGCTCACAGTCCAAGCGCTGGTCTCCTCCTCACGCTGCGTCCCGAGAGGCTCTGGATCGCCCGTGAACGCGGTCTATAGGGTTATTCCTCCATGGTGGCCAGGGACCAGCACCAGCCGGCCAGTTCGCGGGCGATCGCGGTATTCGCGATGGCGTGGCGTTTGCGGCGCGCTTCCAGCACCATCCAGCGGTGATGGAGACGTCGGTTCCCGCGGTCGGCGCGTTCGGCGATCACGGCCGGGACCTTCGCCCAGTCCTGTCGCAGGGTCTTGCCGGGGTAGTAGCCGGGTTTGTGGTGCCAGGCCGACTCGATCAGGAACCGGCGGGCGTGGGAGTTGCCGGTCTTGGTGATCCCGCCCAGAGACCTCGTCTGTCCAGAGGAGTGCTCGGAGGGGACCAGTCCGAGGTAGGCCGCGATCGTCGAGCCGGTGAACCGGTCCCAGTCCCCGATCTCCACCGCCAGACCGAACGCGGTCAGAGTGGAGATCCCTCGCAGGCAGGCCAGGCGGTGGGTGATCTCGGTGAATTCGCTGTCCTCGGCCAGGTTCAAGATCGTTACATCAAGGCGATCGCGGCGGGCGAGAGTGTGGGTGACGGCGTCGTAGGCGTCATCGAACGCGGCCACGGTCCCGGAACCATATTCGGCCAAGTGGTCACGGCGGATGGCCCGCAGCCAGGCGTCATGCTCCCGGCCCCAGGTCGTCTTGCCGGGGAAGACGTGACCGCGGCGCAGCACCAGCTTCCCGAGCCGGTGCCGGGCACTCATCAAGTCGCGGCGGGCATCGTCCCGGGAACGGACCAGATCTCGGGCGGACTCCTCCGCGAGCGTGGGGACCCGCACCGCGACGATGTCATCGTTGCGCGCCAGACGGGCCAGCAGCATCGCATCGCGCCGATCGGTCTTGACTCGCTCACCCGTTGGTCGCAACAGCTTCGACGGGGCCGCGACCTGGACGGAATGTCCAGCATCGAGCAGGAACCGGGCAAGCGTGAAGCCGGTGGGGCCGGCCTCGTAGGTGATCCGCAAGGGACCGTGGCCACGGGCGAGGTCCTCGACGAACTCGCTGATAGCGACCAGATCATTCGGCAGGGACTTCTCGATCACCTCGCCGGTGGAGCAGTCGATCGCAGCGGCATTGACGCTACGGGCATGG
The window above is part of the Brachybacterium vulturis genome. Proteins encoded here:
- a CDS encoding ATP-binding protein gives rise to the protein MTATSPAPNPPPGSGRGLDPHPRPGAADGDRGERRRGASPRGRFRFASPPTGASLENFDHDAASGLDPNLLAELGACRFLENTTNVLLIGPPGVGRTHIATGLGHAAVNVGYRVYFTFAADLAAIEGKWSAKMRFFAGPTPLIIDELGYLLGKFTEQHWGKTVASGESPTKLRTFPSIGAL
- a CDS encoding integrase core domain-containing protein; protein product: MFYKIRRLALEHGPVGATEPGSRRPHGSPGRTDPRRIEHALAVREWLVEQGWDAGPLSVIARMRRQSLNPPSRATLARAFAAAGVSAPEPRKRPRAANRRFVYPAPNCCWQIDAFAWSLADGSPVVIHQVIDDNTRMALATLAALGETAKAAIRVVSVAIRRWGVPQRLLSDNGVAFNPTRRGFSGKLVDYLIDLGVKPITGKPERPSTQGKNERFHQTLQKWLNARPPASTLAELQDLVDEFDVYYNHEREHQALDGQTPAEAWESTTPAPPPIPEPRLPQVPPSARLAANSPEGVPLPASRTPLALHTSEGEADLTVKKNGQIKALSCMFYIATPRAGQAVHVLWNETTVEIFDLEGEYIVSYPRPATTGMYYGPRTPGGTRMKTAGNNPSAGITGTAVRRVSKGGYVGVLASKFYAGYKRKGEQITVTWDAETVTLTDANETAIAQYPKPEHRHGWHGPHQAAPSTKS
- a CDS encoding endo-beta-N-acetylglucosaminidase; this translates as MTSLSRRTLLRVGAVGAGAAALGAHSSSSPARAETGSVLGTTEPFVAPAMTQAEPGFPAGPLSRGFLIDDLADWTPETIQYAQNFRSAVPLRERIPHDPDTQAHPDLSAGTQYMALEIDYEGSSYQPRAQIDGAEGYAWTQRFWPYYDVWGSWHGQMVEDSTYEDGPYGLIDLPNPGFVEMAHLHGARAIGGWFWPREGEFGAYVQQREDGSFPVADAMIAMRRYFGFDGFFINQEAAITAQDAEQLAEMFRYLRAEDPDHYLCYYDAVLPDGELDYQNCLNEKNLPWLGTPKDRLADSIFINYDWPKADPGLSGSAEAVRAAGFDPLQVGFAGVEHQKGGFDPREVFGDLAHPGAEPPLSMANFVSQSYWSRAGEDTLTVEGRRRFRTLEQQFFSGPSGSPATSGRVIDPTPDGRTDVLNPERYDGVAHMIIEKSTLDALPIRTTFGIGVGSHFRLDGRVVSTRPWNNAGIGQVNPTWQYWTEPELPVGEVFLDETIAWEDATSLGIDSDATEVELHLFKTALSLRPGSFASARIRSPGAVKAAVVLTHDDGSRSQVALHPGAPDEGGWVLHRGPILPRATRRTVTRVSLKLSSEAALSLNLGEALLVKNSEITVPAAPTGFSGEVASSDGDTRAVQFGWEQQDAAEFWDLIHVDGEQRTWLGRTRRDRLYVHAVPAGGSIQLMATSADGSRSEAASTAA
- a CDS encoding IS110 family transposase translates to MFTETTSLGLDVHARSVNAAAIDCSTGEVIEKSLPNDLVAISEFVEDLARGHGPLRITYEAGPTGFTLARFLLDAGHSVQVAAPSKLLRPTGERVKTDRRDAMLLARLARNDDIVAVRVPTLAEESARDLVRSRDDARRDLMSARHRLGKLVLRRGHVFPGKTTWGREHDAWLRAIRRDHLAEYGSGTVAAFDDAYDAVTHTLARRDRLDVTILNLAEDSEFTEITHRLACLRGISTLTAFGLAVEIGDWDRFTGSTIAAYLGLVPSEHSSGQTRSLGGITKTGNSHARRFLIESAWHHKPGYYPGKTLRQDWAKVPAVIAERADRGNRRLHHRWMVLEARRKRHAIANTAIARELAGWCWSLATMEE